In Gammaproteobacteria bacterium, the following are encoded in one genomic region:
- a CDS encoding IS30 family transposase encodes MLFTPPINPAARLKAGRGHIKNRIGIEERPGIVDKKERVGDWEIDLVIGKGHSGALVTIVERVPSFAVSKHVDDKSATTATAARIELLSPFRGAVHTVTADNGKEFAYHEEVAKALDTTVYFADPCYLWQLSWLCTLRLNLPNIRARRLSDLGDRSEGKPF; translated from the coding sequence TTGTTATTTACGCCGCCTATCAACCCCGCAGCAAGACTCAAGGCGGGGCGGGGGCATATAAAGAACCGTATTGGTATTGAAGAACGTCCAGGCATTGTTGATAAAAAAGAGCGTGTAGGTGATTGGGAAATAGACCTTGTTATTGGAAAAGGGCACAGTGGTGCGTTAGTAACAATCGTAGAGCGAGTGCCAAGCTTTGCCGTTTCAAAGCATGTTGATGATAAGTCAGCGACTACCGCCACAGCAGCAAGGATTGAGTTATTATCACCGTTTAGGGGCGCAGTACATACCGTCACAGCAGATAACGGAAAAGAGTTTGCCTACCATGAAGAAGTCGCGAAAGCATTAGATACAACGGTTTATTTTGCAGACCCTTGTTACTTATGGCAGCTTAGCTGGTTATGCACTTTGAGGTTGAATCTGCCAAATATTCGGGCTAGGAGGCTGTCGGAC